One window of Watersipora subatra chromosome 3, tzWatSuba1.1, whole genome shotgun sequence genomic DNA carries:
- the LOC137392017 gene encoding DNA replication licensing factor mcm2-like: MSESNDRTSSPERSAGDGAASPFSTTSRRSRGLGDASPGAHLPPFQDLTDAHMADEDGEGEELFGDNLEQDYRAIPALDRYDTEIMDDEDYEGMTAEERLAAEAALKRRDRERGIAAGRMRRGLLYEESDDEDEPPSRRRRLAERAAEGREDAGEDELIESIENLEDLKGHSVRDWVSMAGPRLEIKNRFRHFLRTHVNEKGHNIYRDKIRQLIEMNKASLVVDYNTLAEAAQALALFLPEAPTEVLQIFDETASEVVFSMYPKYKVIVDVIHVRISDLPLIEDIRALRQLHLNQLIKTSGVVTSSTGVLPQLSLVKYDCSKCSFVLGPFQQGQNEEIKPGVCPECQSRGPFEINMEQTVYKNYQRITLQESPGKVPPGRLPRAKEVILLDDLVDTVKPGDDIELTGIYHNNYDGSLNTANGFPVFATVIHANHISKRDDKMAIYTLTDDDVKAILKLSKDKKIAERIFSSIAPSIYGHENIKQALTLALLGGQPKNPGGKHRVRGDLNILLCGDPGTAKSQFLKYIEKVSDKVVYTTGQGASAVGLTAYVQRHPVTREWTLEAGALVLADKGVCLIDEFDKMNDADRTSIHEAMEQQSISISKAGIVTSLRARCTVIAAANPIGGRYDPSLTFSDNVDLSEPILSRFDILCVVRDTVEPLEDERLAKFVVNSHVKHHPEAASADGEKFAPLPVEEDTTVEKIPQELLKKYIIYAKNRINPKLHQMDQEKIASMYSELRRESMSTGSIPITVRHIESVIRMAEAHARLHLRESVNHDDVNMAIRLMLESFISTQKFSIMKAMTKTFSRYLTYNKDSHSLLLFILKQLILDQKSFYATKYGHEQDLVEVSEKDFSERAKQLNIRDLSKFYKCDMFKTNKFKYDSKTKVICQTS; the protein is encoded by the exons ATGTCG GAATCAAATGATAGAACATCGTCACCAGAACGATCTGCTGGAGATGGAGCTGCCAGCCCTTTTAGTACTACTTCTCGACGCTCCCGAGGTTTGGGGGATGCTAGCCCTGGTGCCCATCTTCCTCCTTTTCAGGATCTTACAGATGCTCATATGGCAGATGAAGATGGAGAAGGGGAGGAGCTATTCGGTGACAACTTGGAACA GGACTATCGAGCCATCCCTGCCCTTGACCGATATGATACAGAGATCATGGATGATGAGGATTATGAAGGCATGACAGCCGAAGAAAGACTTGCTGCTGAAGCTGCACTCAAGCGTAGAGACCGAGAAAGAGGCATTGCCGCTGGTAGAATGAGAAGAGGCTTGCTTTACG AAGAATCTGATGACGAAGATGAGCCTCCAAGCAGGCGCAGGAGGCTAGCTGAACGAGCAGCTGAGGGCCGAGAGGATGCAGGAGAGGATGAG TTGATAGAGAGCATAGAGAACTTGGAGGATTTGAAAGGGCACTCAGTGAGGGACTGGGTGTCCATGGCTGGTCCCCGACTCGAGATCAAGAACAGATTTCGACACTTTCTGCGTACTCACGTCAACGAAAAGGGTCACAACATCTACAGAGATAAGATCAGACAGCTTATCGAGA TGAACAAGGCCAGTTTGGTGGTTGATTACAACACACTAGCTGAAGCTGCCCAGGCACTCGCTCTCTTTCTACCTGAAGCGCCAACCGAAGTTCTTCAGATATTTGATGAG ACTGCATCGGAGGTTGTCTTCTCAATGTACCCTAAATATAAAGTCATAGTGGATGTGATACACGTAAGGATCAGTGACCTGCCCCTGATTGAGGACATTCGTGCTCTCAG GCAGTTGCATCTGAACCAGCTAATAAAAACAAGTGGTGTGGTCACAAGCTCAACCGGGGTGCTGCCGCAATTGAGTCTCGTCAAGTACGACTGCAGTAAGTGTAGCTTTGTACTTGGCCCGTTTCAGCAGGGCCAAAATGAGGAGATAAAACCAGGCGTCTGCCCGGAGTGTCAGTCAAGAGGACCCTTTGAGATTAATATGGAACAG ACCGTATACAAAAACTACCAGCGAATCACGTTACAAGAGAGTCCAGGAAAAGTGCCTCCGGGTCGCCTGCCTCGCGCCAAGGAGGTTATTCTACTTGATGATTTAGTGGACACTGTTAAGCCGGGAGATGATATC GAGCTGACTGGTATCTATCACAACAACTATGATGGCTCACTAAATACAGCAAATGGTTTCCCTGTCTTTGCCACTGTCATACATGCCAATCACATCTCTAAACGCGACGACAAGATGGCAATCTACACTCTTACAGACGACGATGTCAAGGCCATTCTCAAACTCTCCAAGGATAAGAAGATCGCAGAGCGA ATATTTTCAAGCATTGCCCCCTCGATTTATGGTCATGAGAACATAAAGCAGGCCCTTACACTAGCTCTATTGGGAGGTCAGCCCAAGAATCCGGGTGGTAAACATCGGGTGAGAGGAGACCTCAACATCCTCTTGTGTGGAGACCCTGGCACTGCCAAGTCTCAGTTCCTCAAGTACATAGAAAAAGTATCTGACAAG GTTGTCTATACCACTGGACAGGGAGCATCTGCTGTCGGTCTCACGGCGTACGTTCAGAGACATCCTGTCACTAGGGAGTGGACACTAGAAGCAGGTGCACTGGTTCTGGCAGACAAGGGAGTCTGTCTCATCGATGAATTTGATAAG ATGAATGACGCTGACAGGACGAGTATACATGAGGCTATGGAACAACAAAGTATCTCCATATCCAAAGCTGGCATCGTCACCTCGCTTAGAGCAAGGTGCACGGTTATTGCTGCTGCCAACCCCATTGGTGGTCGTTATGATCCTTCATTGACGTTTTCTGACAAT GTCGACTTGTCGGAGCCGATTCTTTCCAGATTTGACATCCTCTGCGTCGTAAGGGACACCGTTGAGCCGCTAGAA GATGAGAGACTGGCCAAGTTTGTTGTAAACAGTCATGTAAAGCATCACCCTGAGGCAGCGAGTGCTGACGGAGAGAAGTTCGCTCCATTGCCT GTAGAAGAAGACACAACAGTTGAGAAGATTCCCCAGGAGCTGCTCAAGAAGTACATCATTTACGCCAAGAACCGTATCAATCCTAAACTCCATCAAATGGACCAAGAAAAAATTGCCTCCATGTACTCAGAGCTTCGTAGGGAATCTATG TCGACAGGCAGCATTCCTATTACTGTCCGACACATAGAGTCTGTGATACGAATGGCAGAGGCCCACGCGCGTCTCCATCTGAGGGAATCTGTCAACCATGATGATGTAAACATGGCCATTAGACTGATGCTTGAGAGCTTCATCTCCACTCAGAAGTTCAGCATTATGAAAGCAATGACTAAG